From Bacteroides uniformis:
CCAAAGATACATATTCTTTTATTAGCAATCACCATATATTTACAAATATTAGCTAATACTGACTTTTCGTGATAAAAACAATAATCTTCCATACATAGAATATGTGCACCCCATTGTCATCAATGTTCAAACAGCTACCAAAGCCAGTATCCGTTGACGGAATTACCCCCTGCAAGAGGGAATATCTATCTTCTGTAATGGATATTTGCACAAAAGAGATGGGAAGTTAACGGAAAAAGTCTCTGAAGTTAACTGAAAAACCGGAAAGAATTAAGGAAGCAATCTATCCCAAACTTTGGTTTTTCCATACCCAACCTTGGGATGTCTAAACCAAGGTTGGGTTTAGACATCCCAAGGTTGAAAAGAAAGTTCTTCCGTACAAGCAACAATTCCGCCAACAGATTCCTATTATATAAATACACCCTCGTTTAACAGATGTAGCCGTAATACTTGTATACACCGCGATTGCATCTACTTTTCAGGTTATTATAGTGTTCTCTCTTTCTTTTTAAAAGTGAATGATATGTTTCGTCTAATAATGATTTGAATTCCCCGGTAGCGTCTTGGAGGATATTTTTAGTAAGAGGAAGACCCTTCGGACAATAAAAGCCGATACTTCGGACTATTTTATCCCTTTATTTCACACATTAGCCGTATTTTTGTCAACAAAAGAAACAATAATAACCAAGAGATTTTTAGAACATATCATGAAGAACCTTATTGCCCTAACCCTGCTGCTTGGAGGAAGCACACTGCTCTGCGCACAAAAGCCTGCCAAAACACCGGCAACCTACAAGCCGGTGAAAAGTGAAATGTACCGCAAAGGTTGGATAGACTTCAACAAAAACGGAGTGAAAGACGTGTACGAAGACCCCTCCGCCCCGCTCGAAGCACGCATCGAAAACCTGCTGCAACAGATGACGCTGGACGAAAAGACCTGCCAAATGGTCACCCTCTACGGCTACAAACGCGTACTGAAAGACGACCTCCCCACCCCCGAATGGAAAGAGCTGCTCTGGAAAGACGGTATCGGCGCCATCGACGAACACCTGAACGGCTTCCAGCAATGGGGGCTGCCTCCCTCGGACAATGCCTACGTCTGGCCCGCCTCGCGCCACGCCTGGGCACTGAACGAGGTGCAACGGTTCTTTGTGGAAGATACCCGTCTCGGCATCCCCGTAGACTTTACCAACGAAGGCATACGCGGCGTGGAAAGCTACCGCGCCACCAACTTCCCCACCCAACTGGGACTGGGACATACCTGGAACCGTGAACTGATTCGCCAAGTAGGACTCATCACCGGACGCGAAGCCCGCATGCTGGGCTACACCAACGTCTACGCCCCCATCCTCGACGTAGGACGCGACCAGCGCTGGGGACGCTACGAAGAAGTTTACGGCGAATCTCCCTACCTCGTAGCCGAACTGGGCATCGAAATGGTGCGCGGCTTGCAGCACAACCACCAAGTGGCCGCCACCGGCAAGCACTTTGCCGCTTACAGTAACAACAAAGGCGCCCGCGAAGGCATGGCACGCGTGGACCCGCAAATGTCGCCGCGCGAAGTGGAAAACATACACATCTACCCCTTCAAACGCGTCATCCGGGAAGCTGGCATGCTGGGCGTAATGAGTTCGTACAACGATTACGACGGCATCCCCGTGCAGGGCAGCTACTACTGGCTCACCACCCGCCTGCGTGGCGAAATGGGATTCCGTGGCTACGTCGTATCCGACAGTGACGCCGTAGAATACCTCTACACCAAGCACGGCACCGCCAAAGACATGAAAGAAGCCGTCCGCCAAAGCGTGGAAGCCGGACTGAACGTACGCTGCACCTTCCGCTCGCCCGACTCCTTCGTCCTTCCCCTCCGCGAACTGGTGAAGGAAGGCGGACTGAGCGAAGAAGTCATCAACGACCGCGTGCGCGACATCCTTCGGGTAAAGTTCCTCATCGGTCTGTTCGATGCCCCCTATCAGACAGACCTTGCCGATGCCGACCGTGAAGTGGAAAAAGAAGAGAACGAAGCCATTGCCTTGCAGGCATCCCGCGAGTCCATCGTTCTGCTGAAGAATGCCGGTGAACTATTGCCCTTAGACATCAACTCCACCAAGAAGATTGCCGTCTGTGGTCCCAATGCCAATGAAGAAGGCTACGCGCTGACCCATTACGGCCCACTTGCCGTAGAAGTGACCACTGTGCTGGAAGGCATTCAAGAAAAGACAAAAGGCAAGGCAGAGGTGCTCTACACCAAAGGCTGCGACCTGGTGGACGCCCACTGGCCCGAAAGTGAAATCATAGACTATCCGCTGACCGACGACGAACAAGCCGAGATAGACAAAGCCGTAGAAAATGCCCGTCAAGCTGATGTTGCCATCGTAGTATTGGGCGGCGGACAACGCACCTGCGGCGAAAACAAATCGCGCACCAGCCTCGACCTGCCCGGTCGGCAGTTGCAACTGCTTCAAGCCATACAAGCCACGGGCAAGCCCGTCGTACTGATACTCATCAACGGACGCCCGCTCTCCATCAACTGGGCAGACAAGTTCGTCCCCGCTATCCTCGAAGCCTGGTATCCCGGCTCCAAAGGCGGAACAGCCCTGGCCGACATCCTCTTCGGCGACTACAACCCCGGTGGAAAGCTGACGGTGACCTTCCCCAAGACCGTAGGGCAAATCCCCTTCAACTTCCCCTGCAAACCTTCTTCACAGATAGACGGCGGTAAGAATCCGGGACCTACGGGCAACATGTCACGCATCAACGGAGCACTCTACCCCTTCGGTTACGGCTTGAGCTACACCACCTTCGAGTACTCCGACCTCGACATCACCCCCCGAGTCATCACCCCGAACGAGTCTGCCACCGTCCGCCTGAAGGTGACCAACACCGGCAAACGTGCCGGAGATGAAGTAGTGCAGCTCTATATCCGCGACGTACTGAGCAGCATCACCACCTACGAAAAGAATCTTGCAGGCTTCCAGCGCATCCACCTCGAACCGGGCGAAGCCCAGGAGCTGTCCTTCACCATCGACCGCAAGCACCTGGAGCTTCTGGACGCTGACATGAAATGGGTGGTGGAACCCGGCGACTTCGTGCTCATGGCCGGCGCCTCTTCCGAAGACATCCGCCTGAACGGAACGCTGACCGTAGAAGACTACCAGACCCGTGCCAAAGCCATTGAAGCCCAAAAACCAGCAAAGCGTGTGAGTGCCAGCACCAACCCAGAGGATGCCGAAAACGTGCTCGACGAAAAAATCAATACCGCATGGCAAGGAAATAAGGGAGATTATATTACCTTTGCCTTAAAGAACGGAGCCAAGGTAGATAAAGTTGCCATTGCCTTTACACGTGACAACAACCTGCCGGCAACCTTCGAAATCCAGCTCTCGGGCGGTGGCGGACAGTTCCTCACCGTATATTCGGGCACCGTCAGCGAATACGGCAAACTGATTTCCTATCCGTTCAAAGGCACTACCGCCAGCGACCTCCGCATCGTGCTGAACGATGACCGCGTCAGTATTGCCGAAGTTAAATTTTAATGTGCTAATGTGCCAATATGCTAATGTACCAATGACCATGCAGCATATACAGCGCAGCCAATTAGCACATTAGCATATTGGCACATTAACACATTAAATTAATGAAAACACTTCTTTTCTGTATGCTCGGATTAGGTTTGACAGCATGTGGCTCTTCTCCAAAGGGCACTAACGGTGACCAGGACGAACTCGCCATGCTAATAGGTACTTACACGAATGGCTCAAGCAAGGGTATCTATACCTTCCGCTTTAATCAGGAGACGGGAACAGCCGTTCCGCTCAGTTCAGCGGCATTGCCCAATCCCTCCTACCTCGTCCCCTCGGAAGATGGCGAATTTGTCTATGCCGTCAGTGAAATGAACGACAGCACAGCAGCCCTCAGCTCCCTTGCCTTCGACCGGGAAACGGGAGAACTGCGCCTGCTGAACACCGTTCCCACCTTCGGCGCCGACCCCTGCTACGTGGCCACCAATGGCCGGGAAGTGTTGACTGCCAACTACAGCGGTGGAACCATGTCCGTCTTTCCTTTACAGAAAGACGGCACTTTGGCTCCTGCAGACACGCTCTTTCAAGGCTCTGCCACCGGTCCCGACGCCATACGGCAAGCCACTCCCCACATCCATTGCACGGTCTTTTCACCGGACGGAAAGTATATCTTCGCCACCGACTTCAGTGCCGACCGCATCCTGCGCTTTGTGATGCACCCCGACAACCCTATTCCTCATGCTTCTCTGGAAGCCGTTGGCATTGAGGCAGATTCCGGCCCGCGCCATCTGACATTCAGCCCTAACGGGAAGTTTGCCTATCTCATCACCGAACTGTCCGGTAAGGTCATTGCCTTCAGTTACGACGACGGCTGCCTGGAACAGATACAGACTATCACAGCCGACACCGTAGCCGCCCGTGGAAGTGCAGACATCCACCTCAGTCCGGATGGGAAATACCTCTACGCCAGCAACCGTCTGAAAGAAGACGGCATCGCCATCTTTGCCGTGAATCCCGAAAATGGGACCTTGGCAAAGGTAGGTTATCAGCCCACCGGCATCCATCCCCGCAACTTCAACATCACGCCCAACGGTAAATACTTGCTTGCCGCCTGCCGCGACAGCAATGTCATTCAGGTATACAAACGAAACGAAGTTACCGGACTCTTGGAAGATACTCATCAGGACATTGTAGTCGACATGCCGGTTTGCGTACAGTTCGTCAGCTCTGTTAATAATTTATAAAGCAATATTTAGCAAAGATAACTTCATTAACTTTGTCCCTTAGCTAAATCAGTCTAAACGAATGTACATTATGAAGAAGAATATATTGATGCTCT
This genomic window contains:
- a CDS encoding beta-glucosidase, giving the protein MKNLIALTLLLGGSTLLCAQKPAKTPATYKPVKSEMYRKGWIDFNKNGVKDVYEDPSAPLEARIENLLQQMTLDEKTCQMVTLYGYKRVLKDDLPTPEWKELLWKDGIGAIDEHLNGFQQWGLPPSDNAYVWPASRHAWALNEVQRFFVEDTRLGIPVDFTNEGIRGVESYRATNFPTQLGLGHTWNRELIRQVGLITGREARMLGYTNVYAPILDVGRDQRWGRYEEVYGESPYLVAELGIEMVRGLQHNHQVAATGKHFAAYSNNKGAREGMARVDPQMSPREVENIHIYPFKRVIREAGMLGVMSSYNDYDGIPVQGSYYWLTTRLRGEMGFRGYVVSDSDAVEYLYTKHGTAKDMKEAVRQSVEAGLNVRCTFRSPDSFVLPLRELVKEGGLSEEVINDRVRDILRVKFLIGLFDAPYQTDLADADREVEKEENEAIALQASRESIVLLKNAGELLPLDINSTKKIAVCGPNANEEGYALTHYGPLAVEVTTVLEGIQEKTKGKAEVLYTKGCDLVDAHWPESEIIDYPLTDDEQAEIDKAVENARQADVAIVVLGGGQRTCGENKSRTSLDLPGRQLQLLQAIQATGKPVVLILINGRPLSINWADKFVPAILEAWYPGSKGGTALADILFGDYNPGGKLTVTFPKTVGQIPFNFPCKPSSQIDGGKNPGPTGNMSRINGALYPFGYGLSYTTFEYSDLDITPRVITPNESATVRLKVTNTGKRAGDEVVQLYIRDVLSSITTYEKNLAGFQRIHLEPGEAQELSFTIDRKHLELLDADMKWVVEPGDFVLMAGASSEDIRLNGTLTVEDYQTRAKAIEAQKPAKRVSASTNPEDAENVLDEKINTAWQGNKGDYITFALKNGAKVDKVAIAFTRDNNLPATFEIQLSGGGGQFLTVYSGTVSEYGKLISYPFKGTTASDLRIVLNDDRVSIAEVKF
- a CDS encoding lactonase family protein, which codes for MKTLLFCMLGLGLTACGSSPKGTNGDQDELAMLIGTYTNGSSKGIYTFRFNQETGTAVPLSSAALPNPSYLVPSEDGEFVYAVSEMNDSTAALSSLAFDRETGELRLLNTVPTFGADPCYVATNGREVLTANYSGGTMSVFPLQKDGTLAPADTLFQGSATGPDAIRQATPHIHCTVFSPDGKYIFATDFSADRILRFVMHPDNPIPHASLEAVGIEADSGPRHLTFSPNGKFAYLITELSGKVIAFSYDDGCLEQIQTITADTVAARGSADIHLSPDGKYLYASNRLKEDGIAIFAVNPENGTLAKVGYQPTGIHPRNFNITPNGKYLLAACRDSNVIQVYKRNEVTGLLEDTHQDIVVDMPVCVQFVSSVNNL